The following proteins are co-located in the Thermoplasmata archaeon genome:
- a CDS encoding NAD(P)-dependent oxidoreductase: MRVDAVGSDVESDRPRLLVTLRPRDDVGAAIDRALPEVAWAYLDRTAPDAWRDVEAVLADSLGRSDAIFDDRSTPRLRFVQRIYTGLDGFPFDRFGPAVAIAGNVGAFAPYVAEHAILLALAALRDLPRSIEMVREGRLRPVATQRTLYGAMGLVLGYGEIGTEIGRRLAAFGARVAGLNRTGRPAPGVERMFSSEQLSEALSAADLVFDVRPLTRRTTGSIGRAELERMRPDATLVAVGRAGTVDEGALYGHLQSHPEFRAAFDVWWNEDYRAGTLGARFPLASLPNFVGTPHCAGAVAGAEGRALDFALENLVRFFRDGRPRFVVDRAEYPD, translated from the coding sequence ATGAGGGTCGACGCAGTGGGGAGCGACGTGGAGAGCGACCGACCCCGGCTCCTCGTCACGCTCCGCCCTCGCGACGACGTCGGAGCGGCGATCGACCGGGCGCTGCCCGAGGTCGCCTGGGCCTATCTCGATCGGACGGCGCCGGACGCATGGCGGGACGTGGAGGCCGTCCTGGCGGACTCGCTCGGACGCTCCGATGCGATCTTCGACGATCGGTCGACCCCGCGCCTCCGGTTCGTCCAGCGGATCTACACGGGGCTCGACGGCTTCCCGTTCGACCGGTTCGGCCCGGCCGTCGCGATCGCGGGCAACGTCGGGGCGTTCGCGCCGTACGTCGCCGAGCATGCGATCCTGCTCGCGCTGGCGGCCCTGCGGGACCTCCCGCGCTCGATCGAGATGGTCCGAGAAGGCCGCCTCCGCCCGGTCGCAACGCAGCGAACCCTCTACGGCGCCATGGGCCTCGTGCTCGGCTACGGGGAGATCGGCACCGAGATCGGAAGGCGACTCGCGGCCTTCGGTGCCCGCGTCGCGGGATTGAACCGGACCGGCCGCCCCGCTCCGGGCGTCGAGCGGATGTTCTCTTCGGAGCAGCTGTCCGAAGCGTTGTCGGCCGCGGATCTGGTCTTCGACGTTCGGCCCTTGACCCGTCGGACGACCGGCTCGATCGGCCGCGCGGAGCTCGAGCGCATGCGGCCGGACGCCACCCTGGTCGCCGTCGGGCGAGCCGGCACGGTCGACGAGGGGGCGCTCTACGGCCACCTCCAGAGTCATCCGGAGTTCCGGGCCGCGTTCGACGTCTGGTGGAACGAGGACTACCGCGCGGGGACCCTGGGGGCCCGCTTCCCGCTCGCGAGCCTCCCGAACTTCGTCGGAACGCCCCACTGCGCCGGCGCCGTCGCCGGCGCCGAAGGGCGCGCGCTCGACTTCGCGCTCGAGAACCTCGTCCGGTTCTTCCGGGACGGCCGGCCGAGGTTCGTGGTCGATCGCGCGGAATATCCGGACTAG
- a CDS encoding VOC family protein, producing MRRSGFSIHHVLLAAPPGSEGTARAFFVGVLGMREVAKPDRLARRGGIWLDLGMQQLHIGVDPKFRPAEKAHPAFEVEDLDALRARLERSGVPSWEDEPYPGRRRFYVRDPFGNRLEFLASVTARRRRPARPRSSPRAPHR from the coding sequence GTGCGGAGGAGCGGCTTCTCGATCCATCACGTGTTGCTGGCCGCTCCTCCGGGCTCGGAGGGGACGGCGCGGGCGTTCTTCGTGGGGGTGCTCGGGATGCGAGAGGTCGCCAAGCCGGACCGTCTCGCTCGCCGGGGCGGGATCTGGCTCGATCTCGGGATGCAGCAGCTGCACATCGGGGTCGATCCAAAGTTCCGACCGGCCGAGAAGGCACATCCCGCCTTCGAGGTGGAGGATCTCGACGCTCTCCGAGCCCGACTCGAGCGGTCGGGCGTCCCCTCCTGGGAGGACGAGCCGTATCCGGGTCGGCGCCGATTCTACGTCCGGGACCCGTTCGGTAACCGGCTCGAGTTCCTCGCCTCCGTGACGGCGAGGCGCCGTCGCCCGGCGCGGCCTCGCAGCTCCCCTCGAGCACCCCACCGCTAA
- a CDS encoding HAD family hydrolase, with protein MVARAAVTFDLWHTLVHLEVSEEARYLERQLDAAARVLAAAPDAPGAPSRSTGELREAFARELRAAVVASHEGRSVTPAEQIARAAEATGRLARPEAYVRELEHIVATTRFIAAPGAREAIERLRSQGYAVGVISNTVGEPGRFLRRALAPLGFDAAIERYVFSDEEAWAKPSPEIFRATLTRLGSEASRAVHVGDSWADIEGARRAGLRAGVLFTGLQQYAPQYRDLNFAPEFDRGTADFQLDDLRSLAPLVGRILPAE; from the coding sequence ATGGTCGCCCGCGCCGCGGTAACGTTCGACCTGTGGCACACGCTGGTCCACCTAGAGGTGTCGGAGGAGGCCCGGTATCTCGAGCGCCAGCTCGACGCGGCCGCACGGGTGCTCGCGGCCGCCCCGGACGCCCCGGGCGCGCCGTCCCGATCGACCGGGGAGCTGCGGGAGGCGTTCGCCCGGGAGCTTCGGGCGGCGGTCGTCGCCTCCCACGAGGGCCGAAGCGTCACGCCCGCCGAGCAGATAGCCCGAGCCGCGGAGGCGACCGGCCGTCTCGCGCGACCAGAGGCCTACGTGCGCGAGCTCGAACACATCGTCGCGACGACTCGGTTCATCGCCGCACCAGGGGCGCGGGAGGCGATCGAGCGCCTGCGCTCGCAGGGCTACGCCGTCGGGGTGATCTCGAACACCGTCGGCGAGCCGGGCCGGTTCCTGCGGCGAGCCCTGGCCCCGCTCGGCTTCGACGCGGCCATCGAACGCTACGTGTTCAGCGACGAGGAGGCCTGGGCCAAGCCGTCGCCCGAGATCTTCCGGGCCACGCTGACGCGGCTCGGCTCCGAGGCGAGCCGGGCGGTCCACGTCGGCGACAGCTGGGCCGACATCGAGGGCGCCCGACGCGCCGGGCTGCGGGCCGGTGTCCTCTTTACCGGCCTCCAGCAGTACGCTCCGCAATACCGGGACCTGAACTTCGCTCCCGAGTTCGACCGCGGCACGGCGGACTTCCAGCTCGACGACCTGCGATCCCTGGCACCGCTCGTCGGCCGGATTCTCCCAGCGGAGTGA
- a CDS encoding S-adenosylmethionine:tRNA ribosyltransferase-isomerase — translation MTPATSLEFDRPRTLEATLTPEERGIGRDGVRLLVTDPSGSTHSTFRDLPALLRPGDLLVVNESATLPASLPATREDGPPFRLNLSTDYGDGVWLAEPRWGPDRPGPIGLRAGEAVVAGGETLRAIGPYPSVDRLWFFQARGSLARAMERFGAPIRYGYLDHSYPLEAYQTVFGSVPGSSEMPSAGRPFTDRLLRELARREVGVARLWLHTGVSSLEADPGPHPVPPVYPEPFEVGPATAERVNATREAGGRVVAVGTTVVRALETSCDGRRVRPGRGFSRRVLEASDRIRSIDGLITGLHDARTSHLALLIAFAGEDRVRESYRQAVTHGYLWHEFGDSHLIWTGS, via the coding sequence GTGACGCCCGCGACCTCGCTCGAGTTCGACCGGCCCCGCACCCTGGAGGCGACCCTCACGCCCGAGGAGCGAGGGATCGGCCGCGACGGGGTGCGACTGTTGGTGACCGACCCGTCCGGGTCCACGCACAGCACGTTCCGCGACCTGCCGGCCCTACTTCGGCCGGGCGACCTGCTGGTGGTCAACGAGAGCGCGACCCTGCCCGCCAGCCTTCCCGCGACGCGCGAGGACGGTCCCCCGTTCCGGCTGAACCTCTCGACCGACTACGGCGACGGGGTCTGGCTGGCCGAGCCCCGCTGGGGGCCGGACCGACCGGGCCCGATCGGTCTACGAGCGGGCGAGGCGGTCGTCGCGGGCGGGGAGACCCTCCGGGCGATCGGGCCGTATCCGTCCGTGGATCGCCTCTGGTTCTTTCAGGCCCGGGGCAGCCTGGCCCGCGCGATGGAGCGGTTCGGCGCCCCGATCCGCTACGGGTACCTCGACCATTCGTACCCGCTCGAGGCGTACCAGACCGTCTTCGGAAGCGTGCCAGGCAGCTCCGAGATGCCGAGCGCCGGACGACCGTTCACGGACCGGCTCCTTCGCGAGCTCGCGCGACGGGAGGTGGGGGTCGCGCGGCTGTGGCTGCACACGGGCGTCTCCAGCCTCGAGGCGGACCCGGGACCCCATCCGGTCCCGCCCGTCTACCCCGAGCCGTTCGAGGTCGGGCCCGCGACCGCGGAGCGGGTCAACGCGACCCGGGAGGCCGGCGGCCGCGTCGTCGCGGTCGGCACGACCGTGGTACGCGCGCTCGAGACCTCTTGCGACGGTCGCCGGGTGCGTCCGGGGCGCGGCTTCAGCCGGAGGGTGCTGGAGGCGAGCGACCGGATCCGCTCGATCGATGGCCTGATCACCGGCCTCCATGACGCCCGTACGTCGCACCTGGCCCTGCTGATCGCGTTCGCGGGGGAGGACCGCGTCCGCGAGTCGTATCGGCAGGCCGTCACGCACGGCTACCTCTGGCACGAGTTCGGCGACAGTCACCTGATCTGGACGGGCAGCTGA
- a CDS encoding SDR family oxidoreductase, with protein sequence MSPEEPRPLALVTGASRGLGEVIARTLAGKGFDRILTARDGAALERVGRALAVHGGRTVVLPGDVTDARHRARLVAEVAGTGGLDLLVNNAAILGPTPLPELALARLDDLERVYRTNLVAPVALVQALLPALKARHGLVINLSSDAAVGGYPGWGNYGASKAALDLASLTLAHELATAGVAVVAVDPGDMKTPGAEPAFPPSEFVQRPPPDVTLPFWAWLLGQPHAEITGRRFRAQADHWGLPP encoded by the coding sequence ATGAGCCCGGAGGAGCCGCGGCCCCTCGCGCTCGTCACCGGGGCGAGCCGCGGGCTCGGCGAGGTCATCGCCCGGACGCTGGCCGGCAAGGGATTCGACCGGATCCTGACGGCTCGGGACGGGGCCGCGCTGGAGCGGGTCGGACGGGCGCTCGCCGTCCACGGCGGTCGGACCGTGGTGCTGCCGGGCGACGTCACCGACGCCCGGCACCGGGCGCGGCTCGTCGCGGAGGTCGCCGGCACCGGCGGCCTCGACCTGCTCGTGAACAACGCGGCGATCCTGGGACCGACCCCGCTGCCGGAGCTCGCGCTCGCGCGCCTCGACGATCTCGAGCGGGTCTACCGGACGAACCTCGTGGCGCCGGTGGCCCTCGTCCAGGCGCTCCTCCCGGCCCTCAAGGCTCGGCACGGCCTCGTCATCAACCTCTCGAGCGACGCCGCGGTCGGGGGATACCCGGGCTGGGGAAACTACGGCGCGAGCAAGGCCGCGCTCGACCTGGCCTCGCTCACGCTCGCGCATGAGCTCGCCACCGCCGGGGTGGCGGTCGTCGCGGTGGATCCGGGAGACATGAAGACCCCCGGTGCGGAGCCGGCGTTCCCGCCGTCGGAGTTCGTCCAGCGACCGCCGCCGGACGTGACCCTTCCGTTCTGGGCCTGGCTGCTCGGCCAGCCGCACGCCGAGATCACCGGGCGCCGCTTCCGGGCACAGGCCGACCATTGGGGGCTTCCCCCGTGA
- a CDS encoding NTP transferase domain-containing protein produces MVAARARTAGAATARSRVTAVVLAAGTSSRFGRSKPLASIGGVRLIDRTLSSVAEAGVDRTVVVVGHRGAEVRAAIRSRQVTVVENPEFTRGMSGSLRRGVRAASDSDLALIVLADQPFVAADTIRTLVDRARAGDGSIFIPTYDGVRGNPVLFDLRLAPELERVDGDVGCRAMFPRHPEEIREVPVDDPGILVDVDTEDELARLAAALKGGEPLRHLLDRVSEPRRRLHTTSGAVPRTRRLRRAPDIDAIAAEMRRQGQPFALATVVRVVRPTSGRPGYKAVVRADGSHTGWVGGACTEHLLVSECLATIAAQSPRLLRVAPGVEPGGSESPEGVVERNMVCQSGGTVEIFIEPNVAKPELLIVGDSPVAVSLATLGGVLGFRVVLVAPGADPTELPEVDEVVGGLEALSAHLSPTTYAVVASMGKYDESALAPIARAPVAFAGLVASRTRARSVFDALREDGISEAQIGRIRNPAGIDIAASTPEEIALSVLAEITRVRRTAVPPLPAEGGPAPAAPAPGAAVDPVCGMTVETSTPLRAEHLGTTYYFCAEGCRRKFVRAPKRYLARAPRSG; encoded by the coding sequence ATGGTCGCGGCGCGCGCGCGAACCGCCGGGGCCGCGACGGCCCGCTCCCGGGTGACCGCGGTCGTCCTGGCCGCGGGCACGAGCTCGCGGTTCGGCCGCTCCAAGCCGCTCGCTTCGATCGGCGGCGTCCGACTGATCGATCGCACCCTCTCCTCGGTCGCGGAGGCTGGCGTCGACCGGACGGTCGTCGTGGTAGGCCACCGCGGGGCGGAGGTCCGAGCGGCGATCCGGTCGCGCCAGGTCACCGTCGTGGAGAATCCGGAGTTCACGCGCGGCATGAGCGGTTCGCTGCGGCGGGGGGTCCGGGCCGCGAGCGACTCCGACCTCGCCCTGATCGTGCTCGCCGACCAGCCGTTCGTGGCCGCCGACACGATCCGGACCCTCGTCGATCGGGCACGCGCGGGCGACGGATCGATCTTCATCCCGACCTACGACGGCGTCCGCGGCAACCCGGTGCTGTTCGACCTACGGCTCGCCCCGGAGCTCGAGCGTGTCGACGGGGACGTGGGCTGTCGCGCGATGTTCCCCCGCCATCCCGAGGAGATCCGCGAGGTCCCGGTGGACGACCCCGGGATACTCGTGGACGTGGACACCGAGGACGAGCTCGCCCGTCTCGCCGCCGCGCTGAAGGGCGGCGAGCCGCTGCGTCACCTGCTCGACCGGGTTTCCGAGCCGCGCCGACGGCTCCATACCACCTCCGGTGCGGTCCCCCGCACCCGCCGCCTGCGCCGGGCACCGGACATCGACGCCATCGCCGCGGAGATGCGCCGCCAGGGTCAGCCGTTCGCCCTCGCCACCGTGGTCCGCGTCGTCCGCCCCACCTCGGGGCGTCCGGGGTACAAGGCGGTCGTCCGAGCCGACGGTTCGCACACGGGATGGGTCGGTGGCGCCTGCACCGAGCACCTGCTCGTCTCGGAGTGCCTCGCGACGATCGCCGCACAGTCCCCTCGCCTGCTCCGGGTCGCTCCGGGCGTGGAACCGGGCGGGTCCGAAAGCCCCGAGGGCGTCGTCGAACGCAACATGGTCTGTCAGAGCGGAGGAACCGTGGAGATCTTCATCGAACCGAACGTCGCCAAGCCCGAACTCCTGATCGTCGGCGACTCCCCGGTCGCGGTCAGCCTCGCGACCCTGGGCGGGGTCCTCGGCTTCCGGGTGGTGCTCGTCGCCCCCGGCGCGGACCCGACCGAGCTGCCCGAGGTCGACGAGGTCGTCGGCGGGCTCGAGGCGCTCTCCGCCCACCTTTCCCCGACGACCTACGCGGTCGTGGCCAGCATGGGGAAGTACGACGAGTCGGCCCTCGCCCCCATCGCCCGAGCGCCCGTCGCCTTCGCGGGGCTCGTCGCGAGCCGCACGCGGGCCCGGTCGGTGTTCGACGCGCTGCGGGAGGACGGCATCTCGGAGGCGCAGATCGGCCGGATCCGCAATCCGGCCGGGATCGACATCGCCGCGAGCACGCCCGAGGAGATCGCCCTGAGCGTGCTGGCCGAGATCACCCGCGTGCGACGGACCGCGGTTCCGCCCCTCCCTGCGGAGGGCGGTCCGGCCCCAGCGGCTCCGGCGCCCGGCGCGGCGGTCGACCCGGTCTGCGGCATGACGGTGGAGACCTCGACACCGCTGCGCGCCGAGCACCTCGGAACCACCTACTACTTCTGCGCCGAGGGCTGCCGCCGAAAGTTCGTTCGGGCCCCGAAGCGCTACCTTGCCCGCGCGCCGCGCTCCGGCTGA
- a CDS encoding acetate uptake transporter, producing the protein MPATATMETAHGMTEAPPRVEEKPEWWASPATLGLFGFGMTTILAGLFVGGWIGVGPVLSMALFYGGTAQFLAGIIAFRKGNMFAGSAFASYGMFWWAFNWFNVQYGAITNDYAVAAFQFVWFLVTLTFLLNAYKHGIGVFLVFLTLTIAFLLLTWLFYAAAGGHPLTTQEAQIIGGEIILTGFLAWLTGTADVTNWNYGRKILPL; encoded by the coding sequence ATGCCGGCCACCGCGACGATGGAAACAGCGCATGGGATGACCGAAGCTCCGCCAAGAGTGGAGGAGAAGCCGGAATGGTGGGCGAGCCCTGCGACCCTCGGGTTGTTCGGGTTCGGAATGACCACCATCCTGGCCGGGCTCTTCGTGGGGGGATGGATCGGGGTCGGCCCGGTCCTTTCGATGGCCCTGTTCTACGGAGGGACGGCACAGTTCCTCGCCGGGATCATCGCGTTCCGGAAGGGGAACATGTTCGCGGGCTCTGCGTTCGCGTCATACGGAATGTTCTGGTGGGCGTTTAACTGGTTCAACGTCCAGTACGGCGCGATCACGAACGACTACGCGGTCGCGGCCTTCCAGTTCGTGTGGTTCCTTGTGACCCTGACGTTCTTGCTCAACGCCTACAAGCACGGGATCGGCGTCTTCCTGGTGTTCCTGACGCTGACGATCGCCTTCCTGCTGCTCACCTGGCTGTTCTACGCAGCCGCGGGCGGGCACCCCCTGACGACGCAGGAGGCCCAGATCATCGGCGGCGAGATCATCCTGACGGGATTCCTCGCCTGGCTGACCGGGACGGCGGACGTCACGAACTGGAACTACGGGCGTAAGATACTGCCACTCTGA
- a CDS encoding ArsR family transcriptional regulator, with product MTDPEADPLPTGFSSAKREILLLLKQRPGLSLEDLARARAISKVAALHHLTALEDQGFVERAYEHRPIGRPSVHFRLSDRSRRLFPQAYSQMSLSALGFIERWLGRDAVVRMLQERAHEVADENRSRLGAPELRRRVEALARLRSEGGYMAEVGGTKGSTTEMREHNCPILAIAGVYPEACEVERRMFESMLRARVDTSHRVVAGDPVCRFLVRPRAEAG from the coding sequence ATGACGGACCCCGAGGCGGATCCGCTGCCGACCGGATTCTCGTCCGCGAAGCGAGAGATCCTCCTGTTGCTCAAGCAGCGGCCCGGCCTCTCGCTCGAGGACCTCGCCCGCGCCCGAGCGATCTCCAAGGTCGCCGCGCTGCACCACCTGACGGCGCTGGAGGACCAGGGGTTCGTCGAGCGAGCGTACGAGCACCGGCCGATCGGTCGACCGTCGGTGCATTTCCGGCTCAGCGACCGATCCCGCCGTCTGTTCCCGCAGGCCTACTCGCAGATGTCGCTCAGCGCCCTCGGCTTCATCGAGCGCTGGCTGGGTCGGGACGCGGTCGTCCGCATGCTCCAGGAACGCGCTCACGAGGTGGCGGACGAGAACCGCTCGCGGCTGGGGGCGCCGGAGCTGCGCCGGCGGGTGGAGGCGCTCGCGCGCCTGCGCTCGGAGGGCGGTTACATGGCCGAGGTCGGCGGGACGAAGGGCTCGACGACCGAGATGCGCGAGCACAACTGCCCGATCCTCGCCATCGCGGGCGTCTACCCCGAGGCCTGCGAGGTCGAACGCCGCATGTTCGAGTCGATGCTCCGGGCCCGGGTCGACACCTCGCACCGGGTCGTCGCCGGCGATCCGGTCTGCCGCTTCCTGGTTCGCCCCCGCGCGGAGGCCGGATGA